The Parabacteroides sp. AD58 genome includes a window with the following:
- a CDS encoding head GIN domain-containing protein, giving the protein MKTKGMIAWIALIAMIMGGFTTPLQAENIEGNEKLVTKNIQIDDYTAIQIGNINQSGGSFKSLFSLITSGGNSSCFPQVYYQQGNKTTLKVTTDENILPVLTFQVENNELRIQAKEGIYISPSKLLIETSSKDLKKLSIGGGTDFFLKSALNTESLEANISGGGNMEFKESAKIQSASFSISGGGDLDATQLTCEEIYIKVSGGGDANVAGKAQRAEMKVSGGGDLNARDLQVDHVICDVSGGGDITVYAVEQLEAHASGGGDIYYKGNPKTDTSCSGGGDIHHIN; this is encoded by the coding sequence ATGAAAACAAAAGGAATGATTGCATGGATTGCTCTGATAGCAATGATCATGGGAGGTTTCACAACTCCATTACAAGCGGAAAATATCGAAGGAAATGAAAAGCTAGTAACAAAGAATATTCAAATTGACGATTATACCGCAATTCAGATAGGTAATATCAATCAGTCGGGAGGTTCTTTCAAGTCGTTGTTTTCACTCATCACTTCCGGCGGAAACTCATCCTGCTTCCCTCAAGTATATTATCAGCAAGGGAATAAAACAACCCTGAAAGTAACAACCGACGAAAACATCTTACCCGTATTGACTTTTCAGGTAGAGAATAATGAGCTCAGAATACAGGCAAAAGAAGGAATATATATTTCTCCTAGTAAGTTATTGATAGAAACCTCGTCCAAAGACTTGAAGAAATTATCAATTGGCGGAGGAACGGATTTCTTTCTGAAATCAGCTTTAAACACAGAATCGTTAGAAGCGAATATATCTGGTGGCGGTAACATGGAGTTTAAGGAATCAGCAAAGATACAATCTGCCAGTTTCTCAATTAGCGGAGGCGGGGATTTAGATGCAACCCAATTAACATGTGAAGAGATTTACATAAAAGTATCAGGAGGTGGCGATGCTAATGTCGCCGGGAAAGCTCAACGAGCAGAGATGAAAGTATCGGGAGGTGGTGATTTAAATGCCCGCGATTTACAAGTAGATCATGTAATCTGTGATGTTTCCGGCGGTGGAGATATTACCGTTTACGCCGTAGAACAACTGGAAGCCCATGCATCTGGTGGAGGCGATATTTATTACAAAGGTAATCCAAAAACAGATACTTCTTGTTCTGGTGGTGGAGATATTCATCATATCAACTAA
- a CDS encoding KilA-N domain-containing protein — protein sequence MAKIKVQNAEISVVSYNDNDYISLTDMARSQMQDHIIFRWLSLKSTLEYIGEWEILYNPHFNCTEFGTIKNMAGSNSFVLSVKTWIEQTNAIGIISKAGRYGGTYAHRDIAYHFGMWISPRFQLLLVKEYQRLKEQEQAQIGWSAKRELSKINYHIHTDAIKQNLIPQEITQAQANMIYANEADVLNVAMFGITAKAWREQHPELKGNIRDYASINELICLSNMENLNAVFIEQGMPQNERILKLNQIAIQQMKILEDGGNRKLLK from the coding sequence ATGGCAAAAATTAAAGTTCAAAATGCAGAAATATCTGTCGTATCATACAATGACAATGACTATATATCGCTAACAGACATGGCCCGTAGCCAAATGCAAGACCATATTATCTTTCGATGGCTCAGTTTAAAAAGCACACTAGAATATATTGGAGAATGGGAAATCTTGTATAATCCTCATTTTAATTGTACCGAATTCGGTACAATTAAAAATATGGCGGGAAGTAATAGTTTCGTCCTTTCTGTGAAAACATGGATAGAACAAACTAATGCCATCGGTATTATCTCAAAAGCCGGACGATATGGAGGAACTTACGCACATCGTGATATTGCTTATCATTTCGGAATGTGGATAAGTCCACGTTTCCAACTGCTTCTAGTTAAAGAATACCAACGTTTGAAAGAACAAGAGCAAGCTCAAATAGGTTGGAGTGCTAAAAGAGAACTCTCTAAAATAAACTATCATATTCACACTGATGCTATAAAACAAAATCTTATTCCTCAAGAAATTACTCAAGCACAAGCAAATATGATTTATGCAAATGAAGCAGACGTTTTGAATGTAGCAATGTTTGGTATTACAGCTAAAGCATGGCGTGAACAGCATCCAGAACTTAAAGGAAATATTCGTGATTATGCTTCCATTAACGAACTTATTTGTCTCTCCAATATGGAAAACCTAAATGCAGTCTTTATAGAGCAAGGAATGCCTCAAAACGAACGAATACTTAAGCTCAATCAAATAGCTATTCAACAAATGAAAATACTTGAAGATGGTGGAAACAGGAAATTATTGAAATAA
- a CDS encoding family 20 glycosylhydrolase, whose protein sequence is MTKQIYLFLLITFCLMSITNIQADINQKPFVIPELKEWKGADGDFIPTNTTRITYSEKENGSRQIAEQLAADYQTMFGKQIQVVAGKGKAGDFVLQLKADKKLGNEGYAIQIKDRVILTAPTTKGLFWATRTLLQLAEQDKQQALPKGEIRDFPDYAIRGFMLDCGRKFIPMSFLRDYVRIMSYYKMNTFQIHLNDNAFKQYFEHDWMKTYAAFRLESETFPGLAAPDGHYTKKEFIELQLLADSLGVEIIPEIDVPAHSLAFTQYCPEIGSQEYGLDHLDLFNPKTYEFVDALFKEYLEGENPVFRGPRVHIGTDEYSNKKKDVVEKFRAFTDHYIRYVESFGKQACVWGALTHAQGDTPVKSANVLMSAWYNGYADPAEMMKQGYQLISIPDDFLYIVPAAGYYHDYLDTEQLYREWTPAKIGKAVFDEQHPQISGGMFAVWNDHYGNGISTKDIHDRAFPAMQTLAVKMWTGTSTALPYQEFDAARIHLSEAPGVNVAGRVGKKPACVMELAQVQSGQTTELKEIGYPYSVSFEIEGAKEEPGTVLFRSPDAVVYLADPITGRLGFVRDGYLNTFNYYLPVGQKVKLTISGDNKHTALYVNDQLKDDLTIQTRWFNEGKDKMSYVRTLVFPLQKAGQFNSQIHQLKVYNYWVND, encoded by the coding sequence ATGACAAAACAAATTTATCTTTTCTTGCTGATCACTTTTTGCCTGATGTCTATCACCAACATACAGGCAGATATCAATCAGAAACCGTTTGTGATTCCCGAATTAAAGGAATGGAAAGGAGCAGACGGCGATTTCATTCCTACGAATACGACTCGTATCACTTACTCGGAAAAAGAGAATGGAAGCCGCCAGATAGCTGAACAACTGGCTGCCGATTATCAGACTATGTTTGGGAAACAGATTCAGGTTGTTGCCGGTAAAGGAAAAGCCGGAGATTTTGTCTTACAGCTGAAGGCTGACAAGAAGCTGGGAAATGAAGGATATGCCATCCAGATTAAAGACCGGGTGATTCTGACTGCACCTACTACTAAAGGACTTTTCTGGGCAACACGTACCTTGCTTCAGCTGGCAGAACAGGACAAACAGCAGGCATTGCCTAAAGGAGAAATCCGAGATTTCCCGGATTATGCCATCCGAGGTTTTATGTTGGACTGCGGACGAAAGTTTATCCCAATGTCTTTCCTTCGGGATTATGTCAGGATCATGTCGTATTATAAAATGAATACCTTCCAAATTCACTTGAATGATAACGCTTTCAAGCAGTACTTCGAACACGACTGGATGAAAACCTATGCGGCTTTCCGCCTGGAATCGGAGACTTTCCCCGGTTTAGCTGCTCCCGACGGACACTATACCAAGAAAGAATTCATCGAACTGCAATTACTGGCTGACAGCTTGGGCGTGGAAATCATCCCGGAAATAGATGTGCCGGCTCACTCGTTGGCCTTTACCCAATATTGCCCGGAAATAGGAAGTCAGGAGTACGGCTTGGACCACTTGGATTTATTTAACCCGAAGACATACGAATTTGTCGATGCTTTGTTCAAGGAATATTTGGAAGGAGAAAACCCGGTATTCCGAGGGCCACGCGTACATATCGGTACAGATGAATATTCCAATAAGAAGAAAGACGTCGTAGAGAAGTTCCGTGCCTTTACCGATCATTATATCCGTTATGTAGAAAGCTTCGGAAAACAAGCCTGCGTCTGGGGTGCTTTGACCCATGCTCAAGGCGACACGCCTGTCAAATCAGCAAATGTACTGATGTCGGCCTGGTATAATGGATATGCCGACCCGGCGGAAATGATGAAACAAGGCTATCAGCTAATCAGTATTCCGGATGACTTTTTATACATTGTTCCGGCAGCCGGTTACTACCATGATTACTTAGATACCGAACAACTTTACCGGGAATGGACACCGGCAAAGATAGGAAAAGCTGTATTCGATGAGCAGCATCCACAAATATCCGGAGGAATGTTCGCTGTATGGAATGATCATTACGGCAACGGAATATCCACCAAAGATATTCATGACCGTGCTTTTCCTGCCATGCAGACATTGGCCGTCAAGATGTGGACAGGCACAAGTACTGCTCTGCCTTACCAGGAATTCGATGCTGCCCGCATACATCTCAGTGAAGCTCCGGGCGTCAACGTAGCTGGTCGGGTAGGGAAGAAGCCCGCTTGTGTGATGGAACTGGCGCAAGTACAATCCGGACAAACGACTGAACTAAAGGAAATCGGTTATCCTTATTCCGTCTCTTTCGAAATCGAAGGAGCGAAAGAAGAACCTGGAACCGTCTTGTTCCGTTCACCCGATGCCGTGGTTTATCTGGCTGATCCGATTACCGGACGTTTAGGATTTGTACGTGATGGGTATCTGAATACCTTCAATTATTACCTTCCGGTAGGACAAAAAGTAAAGCTAACTATTTCGGGAGACAATAAACATACAGCATTATATGTCAACGACCAACTGAAAGACGATCTGACGATCCAGACACGTTGGTTCAACGAAGGAAAAGACAAGATGAGTTATGTCCGTACCTTGGTTTTCCCTCTGCAGAAAGCCGGACAATTCAACAGTCAGATCCACCAATTGAAGGTGTATAATTATTGGGTAAATGACTGA
- a CDS encoding glycoside hydrolase family 38 C-terminal domain-containing protein, translating to MQTKVLALALASCMTFSTTSAQNNEGKKMKAYMVADAHLDTQWNWDIQTTIKQYVWNTLSQNLYLLDNYPNYVFNFEGAVKYSWMKEYYPDQYEKMKKYIANGRWHLTGSGWDANETVIVSPESWLRNILLGQSFYRTEFGKESTDIFLPDCFGFSYFIPTLASHCGLIGFSTQKLGWRNNAFFEGGKKYPFTIGLWQGIDGSRIMMTHGFGYGERFKDSDLSSNKRLMKEISESPLNMVYRYYGTGDTGGSPNLPSVRAVEKGIKGQGPIEIISATSDQLYKDFLPYENHPELPVYDGELFMDVHGTGCYTSQAAMKLYNRQNEQLGDAAERASVVAEWLGQGEYPQRDLTESWKRVFLHQFHDDLTGTSIPRAYEFSWNDELISLQRFSKNLTNAVSGVANRMNTNVSGTPVIIYNTQAYPVSNVTSITLPDMAVSYHVTDAKGHKVASQIVTDSKGNRSLLVDASVPGTGFAVYSVKAGGKAATSVSKDANVIENSVYKVTVDKQGNIASLIDKRNGKELVASGKSIGLVVFDDCKSEAWPAWEILKHTVDKEPVIIKENVSVKMVENGPLRKSLLISKSYGDSKINQYIRLYEGSQADRIDFYNEVDWRSLNALLKVQFPLNVSNEKATYDIGLGSVERGNNRDNSYEVYSHEWTDLTDRSGDYGVTILNDCKYGWDKPNDNTIRLSLLYSPKPGNGYTYQERQDFGYHEFTYSLIGHEGRLNKANTVQRATAYNSPLHAFESPKHKGDLGREFSFASSDNDHVIVRALKKAENGDEYVVRVYETAGKDTQTATISFASNIVKAVEADGTEKEIGSASFSGNKLNVNIKPFSVKTYRLKLEGNVSEKAGTCYANAQSLELPFNKNCFSHNEFRSAGDFEGGNSYAAELLPKEGLTVDGVHFTFGEMDTFNGLACQGDTIKLPADGNYNKVYLLAASSAGDRTATFTVGNSKQTVNVPYYTGFIGQWGHEGHTQGYLKDADIAYVGTHSHSRFEDRAYEFTYMFKYGIDIPKGTTEIILPTDKNVVIFAATTVNESNTVKPAGELFRTNNKTNEANTQMARTNILKGAKIISVSGAVNDNESAEKLIDGDMETKWCDTNNAPNYVAFDLGSEKTFSGWRIVNAGSEETSYITRACLLQVRNSLTEEWKTVDMIDGNRNNDVDRNIKAAKARYVRLYVTGPAQSVNESTTRIYEFELYQ from the coding sequence ATGCAGACAAAGGTTTTAGCTTTAGCTTTAGCCTCATGTATGACATTCAGTACAACTTCGGCTCAGAACAACGAAGGGAAAAAGATGAAAGCCTACATGGTGGCCGATGCCCATTTGGACACACAATGGAACTGGGATATCCAGACAACCATCAAACAGTATGTATGGAACACTTTAAGTCAGAATCTCTACTTACTCGACAATTATCCCAATTATGTATTTAATTTTGAGGGAGCGGTAAAGTATTCATGGATGAAGGAATATTATCCGGATCAATACGAGAAGATGAAAAAGTACATTGCCAACGGACGCTGGCATCTGACCGGTAGTGGCTGGGACGCCAACGAAACGGTGATTGTATCTCCTGAATCATGGTTACGTAATATCCTGTTGGGACAGAGCTTCTACCGTACGGAATTCGGGAAAGAAAGTACAGACATATTCCTGCCAGACTGTTTTGGATTCAGTTATTTCATTCCTACATTAGCTTCACATTGCGGACTGATCGGTTTCTCTACACAAAAACTCGGATGGAGAAACAATGCTTTCTTTGAAGGTGGGAAGAAATATCCGTTTACTATCGGACTTTGGCAGGGCATCGACGGCAGCCGCATCATGATGACTCACGGTTTCGGATACGGAGAAAGGTTTAAAGACAGCGATCTCTCTTCTAACAAGAGACTGATGAAAGAAATTTCTGAAAGTCCGCTCAACATGGTTTATCGCTATTATGGTACAGGCGATACAGGCGGCTCACCAAACCTGCCTTCTGTTCGTGCGGTCGAGAAGGGTATCAAAGGCCAGGGTCCGATCGAGATTATCAGTGCTACAAGCGACCAATTATACAAAGACTTTCTCCCGTATGAGAATCATCCGGAATTACCGGTATACGACGGTGAACTGTTTATGGATGTACATGGTACCGGATGTTATACCTCACAGGCAGCCATGAAACTTTACAACCGCCAGAATGAACAGTTAGGCGATGCCGCCGAACGTGCTTCCGTTGTAGCAGAATGGTTAGGACAGGGAGAATATCCGCAACGCGATCTTACCGAAAGCTGGAAGCGGGTGTTCCTGCATCAGTTCCATGATGACCTGACCGGAACGAGTATTCCGCGCGCATACGAGTTTTCATGGAACGATGAACTTATCTCACTGCAGCGTTTTTCAAAGAATCTGACCAACGCGGTCAGCGGAGTAGCCAACCGAATGAATACCAATGTATCCGGGACACCGGTTATCATATACAACACGCAGGCATATCCTGTTAGTAATGTAACGTCAATAACGCTTCCGGACATGGCAGTTTCCTATCATGTGACAGATGCCAAAGGACATAAAGTAGCTTCTCAGATAGTGACAGACTCCAAGGGAAACCGCAGCCTGCTCGTTGATGCAAGTGTACCCGGAACCGGATTTGCTGTATATAGTGTTAAGGCTGGCGGAAAAGCGGCTACTTCCGTATCGAAGGATGCCAATGTAATCGAGAACTCTGTTTATAAGGTTACAGTCGATAAACAAGGTAACATAGCTTCGCTTATCGACAAGCGTAACGGCAAGGAGCTTGTTGCTTCCGGTAAGTCTATAGGCCTCGTCGTGTTTGACGACTGCAAGTCGGAGGCATGGCCGGCATGGGAAATACTTAAACATACAGTCGACAAGGAACCAGTCATTATAAAGGAAAACGTAAGCGTGAAAATGGTTGAGAACGGTCCGCTGCGTAAGTCTCTGCTTATCTCCAAGAGTTATGGAGACTCAAAGATCAACCAGTACATTCGTCTGTATGAGGGAAGTCAGGCCGACCGCATCGACTTCTACAACGAAGTGGACTGGCGTTCGCTCAATGCACTGCTGAAGGTACAATTCCCGCTCAACGTAAGTAATGAGAAAGCGACTTACGATATCGGCTTGGGAAGTGTAGAACGTGGCAATAACCGCGACAACAGCTACGAAGTATATTCGCATGAATGGACCGACCTTACAGACCGTTCGGGCGACTATGGAGTAACTATTCTCAACGACTGTAAATATGGATGGGATAAGCCCAACGACAACACAATCCGTCTGTCGCTTCTCTATTCTCCGAAGCCGGGAAACGGTTATACCTATCAAGAACGTCAGGATTTCGGATACCACGAGTTTACCTACAGCCTCATTGGTCATGAAGGACGGCTTAATAAGGCAAATACAGTACAGAGAGCAACGGCCTACAACAGTCCGCTGCATGCTTTCGAATCGCCTAAGCACAAAGGTGATCTGGGACGTGAATTCTCTTTCGCATCATCAGATAACGACCATGTGATAGTCCGTGCGTTAAAGAAAGCCGAGAATGGCGACGAATATGTAGTACGTGTTTATGAAACAGCCGGAAAGGATACTCAGACCGCTACTATTTCTTTCGCTTCGAACATCGTAAAAGCGGTTGAAGCCGACGGAACAGAGAAGGAGATAGGCAGCGCATCATTCAGCGGTAACAAACTGAACGTAAATATCAAACCATTCAGCGTAAAGACCTACCGTCTGAAACTTGAAGGCAATGTTTCTGAAAAGGCCGGAACATGCTATGCAAATGCACAGAGCCTGGAACTTCCGTTCAACAAGAATTGTTTCTCACATAATGAATTCCGTTCAGCCGGCGACTTTGAAGGCGGTAACAGTTATGCGGCCGAACTCTTGCCAAAAGAAGGACTGACGGTAGACGGAGTACATTTCACTTTCGGCGAAATGGATACCTTCAACGGACTGGCTTGTCAAGGTGATACAATCAAATTACCGGCCGACGGCAACTATAATAAAGTATATCTGCTTGCGGCTTCATCGGCTGGCGACCGTACAGCTACCTTCACGGTCGGCAACAGCAAACAGACCGTGAATGTTCCTTATTACACAGGCTTCATCGGACAATGGGGACATGAAGGTCACACTCAAGGATATCTGAAAGATGCTGATATTGCTTATGTAGGAACGCACAGCCATTCGAGATTTGAAGACCGGGCATATGAATTCACTTATATGTTCAAATATGGCATTGATATACCAAAGGGCACTACAGAAATCATTCTTCCGACCGATAAGAATGTTGTCATATTTGCTGCAACTACCGTAAACGAAAGCAACACGGTCAAACCGGCAGGTGAGTTGTTCCGCACAAACAATAAGACAAATGAAGCGAATACACAGATGGCTCGTACCAATATACTCAAAGGCGCAAAGATCATTTCAGTATCAGGTGCCGTAAACGATAACGAAAGCGCCGAAAAACTGATTGATGGAGATATGGAAACCAAATGGTGCGACACGAACAACGCTCCCAACTATGTCGCTTTTGACTTGGGAAGTGAAAAGACTTTCAGCGGATGGAGAATTGTAAACGCAGGATCCGAAGAAACAAGCTACATCACTCGTGCATGTTTGTTGCAGGTTCGTAACTCACTTACGGAAGAATGGAAGACAGTCGACATGATCGACGGCAACAGAAACAACGACGTGGATCGTAACATCAAAGCGGCGAAAGCACGTTATGTACGGTTGTATGTAACCGGACCGGCACAGTCAGTCAATGAAAGTACAACACGTATATACGAATTCGAACTTTATCAATAA
- a CDS encoding RNA polymerase sigma-70 factor encodes MEWSCEEDIIRDLQHGDRKAYSFLFKKYYPLLCAYCSRFVSLEDAEEIVQDTLFWLWKSREEICINKSLGQYLLRTVYHKALNQIEHQKVQANAETIFYEQMQYLLHDTDYYQLEELKKVMKQAIEALPPTYREAFVMHRFQQMSYKEIADQLHVSTKTVDYRIQQALKQLRADLKDYLPLLVLLSLH; translated from the coding sequence ATGGAATGGAGTTGTGAAGAAGACATCATCCGTGATCTGCAACACGGAGACAGGAAGGCTTATTCTTTTCTGTTCAAGAAATATTATCCCTTGCTATGTGCCTATTGTTCGCGTTTTGTTTCACTGGAAGATGCTGAAGAGATTGTACAAGACACCTTGTTCTGGTTATGGAAGAGCCGGGAAGAGATCTGTATCAACAAGTCATTGGGGCAGTATCTGCTACGGACGGTTTATCATAAAGCCCTGAATCAGATTGAACACCAGAAGGTTCAGGCAAATGCCGAAACTATTTTCTACGAACAAATGCAATACCTGTTGCATGACACCGATTATTATCAGCTGGAAGAACTGAAGAAAGTGATGAAGCAGGCCATTGAAGCGCTGCCGCCCACTTATCGGGAGGCATTCGTCATGCACCGCTTCCAGCAGATGAGCTATAAGGAAATAGCCGACCAGCTGCATGTCTCAACCAAAACGGTAGATTACCGCATCCAGCAGGCCCTAAAACAATTACGGGCAGACCTGAAGGATTATCTTCCACTACTTGTTTTGTTATCGTTGCATTAA
- a CDS encoding IS30-like element IS4351 family transposase: protein MSKHITEEQRYAISMMLQIPMSKKAIAEAIGVDKSTVYREIKRNCDARSGSYSMELAQRKADRRKQQKHRKEVLTPAMRKRIIKLLKKGFSPEQIVGRSRLEGIAMVSHETIYRWIWEDKRRGGKLHKYLRRQGRRYAKRGSKNAGRGFIPGRVDIDERPEIVELKERFGDLEIDTIIGKNHKGAILTINDRATSRVWIRKLSGKEAIPVAKIAVWALRKVKNLIHTITADNGKEFAKHEEIAQKLEIKFYFCKPYHSWERGANENTNGLIRQYIPKGKDFSEVTNKQIKWIENKLNNRPRKRLGYLTPNEKFKQIINQNSVAFAS, encoded by the coding sequence ATGAGCAAACATATAACCGAGGAACAAAGGTATGCAATTTCTATGATGTTGCAAATACCGATGAGCAAAAAAGCAATAGCGGAAGCTATCGGAGTAGATAAAAGCACTGTTTACAGGGAGATAAAGCGCAATTGCGACGCCCGAAGTGGTAGCTATAGCATGGAGCTTGCCCAGCGAAAAGCAGACAGGCGCAAGCAGCAAAAACATCGCAAGGAAGTGCTTACACCGGCAATGAGAAAACGGATAATAAAGCTGTTGAAGAAAGGATTCAGCCCGGAGCAGATTGTCGGCAGGAGCCGCTTGGAGGGAATTGCGATGGTATCTCACGAAACGATATATCGCTGGATTTGGGAGGATAAGCGGCGGGGTGGCAAACTGCACAAATATCTTCGCAGACAAGGTCGCAGGTATGCCAAACGTGGTTCTAAAAATGCAGGGCGAGGATTTATCCCAGGCAGGGTGGATATTGATGAGCGTCCCGAGATAGTGGAACTGAAGGAGAGATTTGGTGATTTAGAGATAGATACAATTATTGGTAAGAACCACAAAGGTGCCATTCTTACCATTAACGACAGAGCAACAAGCAGGGTCTGGATACGCAAGTTGTCGGGAAAAGAAGCCATCCCGGTAGCTAAGATTGCAGTATGGGCACTGCGGAAAGTGAAAAACTTAATACACACAATTACGGCTGACAATGGAAAGGAGTTTGCAAAGCACGAGGAAATTGCGCAAAAATTGGAAATAAAATTCTATTTTTGCAAACCATACCACTCATGGGAACGTGGTGCCAATGAAAACACCAACGGGCTTATCAGGCAGTATATCCCAAAGGGTAAGGACTTTAGTGAAGTAACCAACAAACAGATTAAGTGGATTGAAAATAAACTCAATAATCGACCTCGTAAAAGACTTGGATACCTCACGCCAAACGAAAAATTTAAACAAATTATTAATCAGAATTCTGTTGCATTTGCAAGTTGA
- a CDS encoding DUF3863 domain-containing protein, whose amino-acid sequence MKKKRIHNLCRCLLSLLLIGSSLYIHKISATENQGQPLQLKGGRFVTLCIMIRTSPWEVSRDVKLHPRDEGNWHSLEQVKALREAFAKNNPDGRLTWGFTLNALEDQRPNYQEIRDFAVECQKKYGDEISYFPGYFPAMYLPRERVNKEMSEAIHEISEMVGNGYRPKCIMGGFLSADNLKYLAEKENIHVAHAVIWSQHSIDGGGADGSPSYPYYPSTQHFCKPAQRKDDFIDCVNLDGWTMDFICARQAGQKGHAITEYNSRRGVGPIETYKGWGLDLGHYEVMHTQSIHFDKGVELNGFGWVTNIWEAQMYYEFGKEFICQAMEKWVTDTKKRWPDVHFVTFGEFGELWRSEYKSNDDWNYKFEERGSGFGDSYNNLEIKWFMNKEFRLALLRDWHKEGSPTYVIDFTRYDLPAHEPADPSPEYPIKDWSLMNVINQKGLREQDKPRQLNELNPTDQDLIKNFYPELFKLEFNL is encoded by the coding sequence ATGAAAAAGAAAAGAATACATAATCTTTGTCGTTGCTTGCTGAGCCTGCTACTAATAGGTTCAAGTCTGTATATCCATAAAATATCAGCGACTGAAAATCAGGGTCAGCCTCTTCAATTAAAAGGTGGCAGATTTGTAACTTTGTGCATTATGATTCGCACCTCTCCATGGGAAGTTTCCCGAGATGTAAAGCTGCATCCCCGTGATGAAGGAAATTGGCATTCACTCGAACAAGTAAAGGCTTTACGAGAGGCTTTTGCCAAAAATAATCCGGATGGAAGATTAACATGGGGTTTTACATTGAATGCGTTGGAAGATCAACGGCCTAATTACCAGGAGATACGGGATTTTGCCGTAGAATGCCAGAAAAAATATGGAGATGAAATATCTTATTTCCCAGGATATTTCCCGGCCATGTATTTACCTCGAGAAAGAGTTAATAAAGAAATGTCTGAAGCTATTCATGAAATTTCAGAAATGGTTGGAAATGGATACCGACCCAAATGTATCATGGGTGGCTTTCTGTCGGCCGATAACTTGAAATACTTAGCGGAAAAAGAGAATATACATGTTGCCCATGCTGTTATATGGAGCCAGCACAGTATTGATGGAGGTGGAGCCGACGGTTCTCCATCATATCCTTATTATCCGTCAACACAGCACTTTTGCAAACCTGCACAAAGGAAAGATGATTTTATTGATTGTGTGAACTTAGACGGATGGACAATGGATTTCATTTGTGCACGGCAAGCCGGACAAAAAGGTCATGCGATTACAGAATATAACAGCCGCAGAGGCGTCGGGCCCATTGAAACTTATAAAGGATGGGGACTGGATTTAGGTCACTATGAAGTCATGCATACTCAATCCATCCATTTTGATAAAGGAGTCGAATTAAACGGTTTCGGTTGGGTCACCAACATTTGGGAAGCTCAGATGTATTATGAGTTTGGAAAAGAGTTTATCTGTCAGGCCATGGAGAAATGGGTAACTGATACCAAAAAACGATGGCCCGATGTTCACTTTGTTACTTTTGGCGAATTCGGAGAATTATGGCGCTCCGAATACAAATCCAATGATGATTGGAATTATAAATTCGAAGAACGTGGTTCAGGATTTGGAGATTCCTACAATAACTTAGAAATAAAATGGTTCATGAACAAAGAATTCCGTTTAGCTTTATTGCGAGACTGGCATAAAGAAGGTTCTCCAACTTACGTCATCGATTTTACCCGCTATGATTTACCAGCCCATGAACCCGCAGATCCTTCTCCAGAATATCCTATAAAAGACTGGAGCTTAATGAACGTAATCAACCAAAAAGGATTACGGGAACAAGATAAACCAAGGCAGTTAAATGAATTAAATCCTACAGATCAGGATTTAATCAAGAATTTTTATCCGGAATTATTTAAACTTGAGTTCAACTTATAA